Genomic window (Terriglobus sp. TAA 43):
AAAGCAGAATCTGCCGTGATCCTCGCGGTGCCGGTCCATCCTTCATGGCGAAGAAGCACAGCGGAAGCGTGAGTATCGGGAACGCCTTCGACAACGCCCACATGGGCGGCAGAACCTTCAGGTAATGAAATACCTCGCCGAACAGTGGCAGAACAGCGAACAACGTTAGGAAATACGGCCAGCGGATAGGTAGTTCATCCGGCGAATCGATGGTAACAACGGGAGCGCGAAATGCCTTCTGCGTGCGTTGTAGAACGAACGCAGGTACCCGTTGCTGCTGGATCACTTAGTCACCGTGGTCACAGGATAGTTGCCGTAGCTATAGCTGAAGTTGCGGCTGAAGGGGATCGTCTTATTGATGTATTGGTCGATCCACATGTCCACTTCCGTGATCTTGCTGCGGGGGACGAAGACCACATCACGCGGTTCCAACGTGGCGATGACGCCATTCGGGTGCCCTTTGGTGTAGTTCCTTACGCTGACGTAGAAGACATTCGCATGATTGTCCGACGTGCGGCGGATGATCGCCACCTGAGCAGTGCGAGCCATATCAGTCATGCCACCGGCAGCGATGATGGCCTGCAGAACGTCCATACCTGACACTAGCTGGATGGCACCCGGAGACTTCACCTGGCCTCCCACATAGACTGTGGTGCCATAGCGCATGATCGTGATGTCGGGTACGGCATTGGCAGCGATGCCCGCGTCACGGAGCGCGTTGGTAATGACGGAAGCGGCCTGCGTCGACGTGTCACCAGCGAGCAGGACATTACCCATCAACGGAATGGAGACACGGCCATCAGGACCGATCGGGCCAACGTGGTTCAATTCCGCATTGTTGGGGAAGTTGATTGAAAGTTCATCGCCTGGGGCGAGGCGATATTCCTCCAGCGTGTAATGAGCGGGAGGTACCGCGGCGGGCTGGGCCGGAGTCTGACCGAACGCTGTGAACGGCATCCACAAAGTCGAAGACGCAGCCAGTAACAACGCCGCCAAAGGGAAGAGGATGCACCTGTTTTTCCGTGGATAAACCGGAACCATGTCTCCCCCCGCGTCTCTCATTCAAAGTGGTATCAAATGTTATTATTGCCTAAATAATGGTGCGGGGTCACGAGAGAAGCACAGGTTGGATCTACCAACCGAGATGACGCCATTTGCCTCGATGCTTTTCCGGTGAAATTACGAAGCGGTTTTGAGTGACGACAATTCTTAACCCCACTCCTACGGTTAGCGTCCCGCCCCCCAGGCTTGGGCTGCGTTCCCCATCGCTGCGCGATCTCCTGAACATTGCGTTCTACTATCGCCGCCTCGCATTTCTGCTGGCGACGGTGCTGCTGTTGATCGGCGTTCTGGTGGCGTTACTGCTGCCGCCCTCCTACATGGCTCGAGCGCGACTGTTGGCACTGAACGGGGGCGTGTATGACCTGCAGTCCGGTGGTGTTCCGAATGCGCGTTCACTCACTGCACCTCCCGCGGCCGATGTGGAACAGCAGCTTTTGGAAAGTGCCGAACTGCATCGCGATGTGCTTCGACGCGAACTGGGCAATCGTGTCTCTCCAGAAGATTTTGAAAAGCGACTGGTCCAGTTTGAAAACCATCTGAAGGTCTCGAAGCTGGAAACCGGCGATGTGATTGAAATCACCTATCGCGATCGCGATCCACAACGAGCGGCCGCTGTATTGAAAACGCTGCTGGCGGTGTATTTCGAAGAACGGTCCGAAATTCTCACTTCGGGCCGAGTGGCGTTCCTGACCCAGCAAAGAGACAACATTCGTGCCCAGCTCGACGCCGCAAACGGGCAGATTGAAGCCTACGAAAAGCAGCACGGCGTGGTGGACGTGAAGGGTCAGATCGATTCCGCCGTACAGTTGGACGGCCAGTTGCGACAGCGCATGGCTGAGGCTGAGACATCGGTTGCTGATGCGCGACGTAGCGTGGATGTGTTGCAGAACAACGCATCCCATGTGCCGCAGGAAGTGGAGCTGTTCCGCGACAATACGGAAGCCGCACACACCATCGGCACCATGGAATCGGACCTGTTCAAACTGCAGGCAAAGCGTGCAGACCTAATGTCGCGCTATCTGCCTACTTCCCCCTTTGTTGCACAGGTGGATGCGCAGATTGCTCAGTTGGAAACGTCGATTGAACAGCAAAAGAAACAGGTTTCTGTGTCGACGCGAGTGGGCTACAACAGCTTTAAAGATCAGGTCAACGGACAGCTTTCGCAGGCACAGGCCACGCTTGCCGGAGCGCAGGGCCGTTACAACGTGTTGCAGACACAAGTCGCCGAATCGCAGGGCAAGCTGAAGGATCTGATCAGTGTTAATGACACTCTGGCACGCCTGACGTCACAGCGCGATCTGTTGGCAGAAACCGCAAAGAACTATGCAGAGCAGGTGGAGAAGGCGCGCGTCGAACAGAACCAGACGATGACCTCCGGCACCACGAATGTACGCGTGATCGAAACGCCCACGGTGCCGCGCAAACGCACTAACTCCCGTTTGCTATTCATTGCCGCGGCTGTCGTGGCTTCTGTTCTGATCACGATCGTGGTGGTCATCGTGGCATCCAGCATGCGCGAAACCTTCCTCTCGCCGGACGAAGCGGAACGTAGCCTGCACCTGCCTGTGCTTTCAGATATCGCGCGACGCGGTGCTCCAGAACAGACAGCGCGACGCGCCTTCGGCCGACTGATTGCCGCAGCAGATTCCGTTCCCACTGGCGGT
Coding sequences:
- a CDS encoding polysaccharide biosynthesis/export family protein, which gives rise to MPFTAFGQTPAQPAAVPPAHYTLEEYRLAPGDELSINFPNNAELNHVGPIGPDGRVSIPLMGNVLLAGDTSTQAASVITNALRDAGIAANAVPDITIMRYGTTVYVGGQVKSPGAIQLVSGMDVLQAIIAAGGMTDMARTAQVAIIRRTSDNHANVFYVSVRNYTKGHPNGVIATLEPRDVVFVPRSKITEVDMWIDQYINKTIPFSRNFSYSYGNYPVTTVTK